One Phaseolus vulgaris cultivar G19833 chromosome 2, P. vulgaris v2.0, whole genome shotgun sequence DNA window includes the following coding sequences:
- the LOC137809559 gene encoding uncharacterized protein has protein sequence MARRPPTPPPPVDMPNLARAIEMMATALQQQSATMAQQHQAALHQLGKTRLAAEASQLHQQPHTFSLEDFLRHNPPKFNGKVNPDGADQWVRDIKRIFEATQCPKERKLSYAIYMLIEEAEFWWIGIKQMMEDRGEDAIWELQILTECSKYNKIVKKKKPKAVGRVFAISGAKPSQSDSLVRVRELEFELVVSTPTKGIIVTSSMCAECPVIIDGHRYKINMICIPLKDLEVILGMNWLSTNHILIDCSRKKLIFPGLEGMQIISAQQFGREIQECAKCFMLLACSIVTDKVQKDMFVVQEFMDVFPDEIPRLPPKREIEFAINLIPGASPVSISPYRMAPAELAELKKQLEDLLKKQFIRPSVSPWGAPVQLVKKKDGSSRLCKDYR, from the exons ATGGCACGTAGACCAcctactcctcctccaccagtagatatgcccaacttagctcgGGCAATAGAGATGATGGCAACAGCCTTGCAACAACAGAGTGCTACTATGGCACAACAACATCAGGCCGCCCTTCATCAATTAGGAAAAACTAGATTAGCAGCTGAAGCATCTCagcttcatcaacaaccccatacCTTTAGTCTGGAGGATTTTCTGAGACACAATCCACCCAAGTTTAATgggaaggtaaatccagatggaGCAGACCAATGGGTGAGAGACATAaaaagaatctttgaagctactcaatgccctaaagagagaaagttatcttatgccatctatatgcttattgaagaagctgaattttggtggataggcataaagcaaatgatggaagacaGAGGAGAAGATGCCATTTGGGAGCTCCAAATTCTTACGGAGTGCAGTaagtacaacaaaatagtaaaaaaaaaaaaacccaaagCTGTTGGCAGAGTTTTTGCTATTAGTGGAGCTAAACCTTCGCAGTCTGATagccttgttagag tccgagaattagaatttgagttggtggtatctacaccaacaaaaggtattatagtaacttcttccatgtgtgCTGAGTGTCCAGTAATTATAGATGGGCATAGATATaagatcaacatgatttgtatacctctaaaagatttAGAGGTTATATTGGGAATGAATTGGTTGTCTACTAATCACATCCTTATAGATTGTAGTCGaaagaagttaattttccctGGATTAGAAGGAATGCAAATTATCTCAGCTCAACAGTTTGGAAGAGAGATACAAGAATGTGCAAAATGTTTTATGCTTTTGGCTTGTTCTATAGTTACagataaagtacaaaaagatatgtttgtagttcaggagtttatggatgtatttcctgatgagattcctagacttccacctaaaagagagatagaaTTTGCAATAAACTTGATTCCTGGAGCAAGCCCTGTGTCAATTTCCCCATACCGAATGGCACCAGCAGAGTTAGcggaattgaagaaacaactagaagacttattgaagaagcaattcattcgacctagtgtttctccatggggagctccagTGCAATTAGTGAAGAAAAAAGATGGTTCGTCACGTCTATGCAAAGATTATAGAtaa